A genomic window from Micromonospora sp. WMMA1947 includes:
- a CDS encoding TrkA family potassium uptake protein → MHVVIMGCGRVGSTLAHSLEARGHSVAVIDQDADAFRRLGPDFAGITVTGAGFDGEVLRQAGIERADAFAAVSSGDNSNIISARLARETFGVSRVAARIYDQRRAQVYERLGIPTVATVRWTADRMLRHLVPEGNVEIFRDPTSTVSIIEVPVHKDWIGRPLRQLEQAVGARVAYLNRFGIGTLPTASTVIQEGDQVYMLVTDDINGPVTSLAAAPPEGGH, encoded by the coding sequence GTGCATGTGGTGATCATGGGCTGCGGCCGGGTCGGGTCGACCCTGGCCCACAGCCTGGAGGCGCGTGGGCACTCGGTGGCGGTGATCGACCAGGACGCGGACGCGTTCCGCCGCCTCGGGCCGGACTTCGCCGGCATCACCGTCACCGGCGCGGGCTTCGACGGCGAGGTGCTGCGCCAGGCCGGCATCGAGCGGGCCGACGCGTTCGCGGCGGTGTCCAGCGGCGACAACTCCAACATCATCTCGGCCCGGCTGGCCCGGGAGACGTTCGGCGTGTCCCGGGTCGCGGCCCGCATCTACGACCAGCGCCGCGCCCAGGTCTACGAGCGGCTCGGCATCCCCACCGTGGCGACCGTCCGGTGGACCGCCGACCGGATGCTGCGCCACCTGGTCCCCGAGGGCAACGTGGAGATCTTCCGCGACCCGACGAGCACCGTCTCGATCATCGAGGTGCCGGTGCACAAGGACTGGATCGGCCGGCCGCTGCGACAGCTTGAGCAGGCCGTCGGCGCCCGGGTGGCCTACCTGAACCGGTTCGGGATCGGCACGCTGCCCACCGCCTCCACGGTGATCCAGGAGGGCGACCAGGTCTACATGCTGGTGACCGACGACATCAACGGCCCGGTCACGTCGCTGGCGGCGGCGCCGCCGGAAGGGGGGCACTGA
- a CDS encoding OB-fold nucleic acid binding domain-containing protein, giving the protein MTTDESRGSLRRLLHRLTASEAEIEAQELRRESAESGGTPAHQCNRGQVVSVAGRLRTVVYTPRTNLPTLEADLYDGNDVVTLVWLGRRHIAGVEPGRHLTARGRVAVRDDRKVIYNPYYELESPK; this is encoded by the coding sequence ATGACGACCGACGAGAGCCGGGGGTCGCTGCGGCGGCTCCTGCACCGGCTCACCGCGAGCGAGGCCGAGATCGAGGCGCAGGAGCTGCGCCGGGAGAGCGCCGAGTCCGGCGGCACGCCCGCCCACCAGTGCAACAGGGGTCAGGTGGTGTCGGTGGCCGGACGGCTGCGCACCGTCGTCTACACGCCCCGTACGAACCTGCCCACGCTCGAGGCCGACCTCTACGACGGCAACGACGTGGTGACACTGGTCTGGCTGGGCCGCCGGCACATCGCCGGGGTCGAGCCGGGCCGGCACCTGACCGCGCGCGGCCGGGTGGCGGTGCGCGACGACCGCAAGGTGATCTACAACCCGTACTACGAGCTGGAGTCGCCGAAGTGA
- a CDS encoding anhydro-N-acetylmuramic acid kinase, which translates to MRIVGLMSGTSYDGVDVVAAEFTADGDTLRLRPLGHRELAYPDDLRAEIGALLPPAATTIEAVCRLDNRLGEVFAEAAAAGVELAGGAVDAVVSPGQTVFHWVEDGRVRGTLQLGAPARVAARVGVPVLHDLRSADVAAGGQGAPLVPAFDALLLDPASSPRAARGPAGTGARAALNLGGIANLTVVAPGAPVLGYDVGPANALLDAAARRFLDRPCDVDGARAAAGRVHEGLLARLLAEPYYAAPPPKSTGKELFHGGYLDAALDATGEPVAADDVLATLTELTARTVADACDRHRVTEVVVAGGGVRNPTLRARLAALGEGRWRLRTTDELGVPAQAKEAYAFALLGWLSWHGLPGAVPSVTGASRAAVLGSWTPAGPSVTAPRPPAPRRLVVDA; encoded by the coding sequence TTGCGCATCGTCGGGTTGATGTCTGGCACGTCGTACGACGGGGTGGACGTGGTGGCGGCCGAGTTCACCGCCGACGGGGACACGCTGCGCCTGCGGCCGCTCGGGCACCGCGAACTCGCGTACCCGGACGACCTGCGGGCCGAGATCGGCGCGCTGCTACCCCCGGCGGCCACCACGATCGAGGCGGTCTGCCGGCTGGACAACCGGCTCGGCGAGGTGTTCGCCGAGGCGGCGGCGGCCGGCGTCGAGCTGGCCGGAGGCGCCGTCGACGCGGTCGTGTCGCCCGGGCAGACGGTCTTCCACTGGGTCGAGGACGGCCGGGTGCGCGGCACGCTCCAGCTCGGCGCGCCGGCCCGGGTGGCCGCCCGGGTGGGCGTACCGGTGCTGCACGACCTGCGCTCGGCGGACGTCGCGGCCGGCGGCCAGGGCGCGCCGCTCGTCCCGGCGTTCGACGCGCTGCTGCTCGACCCGGCCTCCTCCCCGCGCGCAGCGCGGGGCCCGGCCGGCACCGGCGCGCGGGCCGCGTTGAACCTCGGCGGGATCGCGAACCTCACCGTGGTCGCGCCCGGCGCGCCCGTCCTCGGGTACGACGTGGGCCCGGCCAACGCGCTGCTGGACGCCGCCGCCCGGCGCTTCCTGGACCGGCCGTGCGACGTCGACGGGGCACGTGCCGCGGCCGGCCGGGTGCACGAAGGGCTGCTGGCCCGGCTGCTCGCCGAGCCGTACTACGCCGCGCCGCCACCCAAGTCGACAGGAAAGGAGCTGTTCCACGGCGGCTACCTGGACGCCGCGCTGGACGCGACCGGCGAGCCGGTGGCCGCCGACGACGTGCTGGCCACGCTCACCGAGCTGACCGCCCGCACGGTGGCGGACGCCTGCGACCGGCACCGGGTCACCGAGGTGGTGGTCGCCGGCGGGGGAGTGCGCAATCCCACACTCCGGGCGCGGCTGGCGGCGCTCGGGGAGGGGCGCTGGCGGCTGCGGACCACCGACGAGCTGGGCGTCCCGGCCCAGGCCAAGGAGGCGTACGCGTTCGCGCTGCTCGGCTGGCTGTCCTGGCACGGGCTACCAGGCGCGGTGCCGTCGGTGACCGGGGCGTCCCGGGCCGCCGTGCTCGGCTCCTGGACCCCGGCGGGCCCGTCCGTCACCGCGCCCCGCCCACCCGCGCCCCGCCGGCTGGTGGTCGACGCCTGA
- a CDS encoding TRAM domain-containing protein produces MEEAERVELTVDAIAPGGHCVARVGGQVVFVRHALPGERVVAEVTELHRGFARADAVEILDASPDRVRPPCPYARPGACGGCDLQHVAPAAQLDWKLAVVREQLTRLGGLTAAQVDALGVRVEALPGGPLGWRSRVRYAVDAAGRAGLLKHRSHEVVPIERCLIAHPAIQELPVLPPTGARWPDADAVETVASTGGDVAVVAYTDGVPRTVSGPERVRETAAGRSFTLPASGFWQVHPAAADALTGAVLDLLEPRPGETAWDLYGGAGLFAAALAERVAGARVTLVESAPDGVAAARENLADLRGVEAVAARVETALARRRITGPVDLVVLDPPRSGAGAPVVRAVVAAGPRAVAYVACDPAAFARDVRTFTDAGWRLTELRGYDLFPMTQHVELVGLFLPPAR; encoded by the coding sequence CTGGAGGAGGCCGAGCGGGTCGAGCTGACCGTCGACGCGATCGCGCCGGGCGGGCACTGCGTGGCCCGGGTCGGCGGGCAGGTGGTCTTCGTCCGGCACGCGCTGCCCGGCGAGCGGGTGGTGGCCGAGGTGACCGAGCTGCACCGGGGCTTCGCCCGCGCCGACGCGGTGGAGATCCTGGACGCCTCGCCGGACCGGGTGAGGCCGCCGTGCCCGTACGCCCGGCCCGGCGCGTGCGGCGGCTGCGACCTCCAGCACGTCGCCCCGGCCGCCCAGCTCGACTGGAAGCTCGCAGTGGTGCGCGAACAGCTCACCCGGCTGGGCGGCCTCACCGCCGCACAGGTGGACGCGCTCGGCGTACGCGTCGAGGCGCTGCCCGGCGGACCGCTGGGCTGGCGTTCCCGGGTCCGCTACGCGGTCGACGCGGCCGGCCGGGCCGGGCTGCTCAAGCACCGCTCGCACGAGGTGGTGCCGATCGAGCGGTGCCTGATCGCGCACCCGGCGATCCAGGAGCTGCCAGTGCTCCCGCCCACCGGTGCCCGCTGGCCGGACGCCGACGCGGTGGAGACGGTCGCCAGCACCGGCGGGGACGTCGCCGTGGTCGCGTACACCGATGGGGTTCCGAGGACGGTGAGCGGGCCGGAGCGGGTCCGGGAGACGGCGGCCGGGCGGTCCTTCACGCTGCCCGCCTCCGGGTTCTGGCAGGTGCACCCGGCGGCGGCGGACGCGCTGACCGGCGCGGTCCTCGACCTGCTCGAGCCGCGGCCCGGCGAGACGGCCTGGGATCTGTACGGCGGGGCGGGACTGTTCGCCGCCGCGCTCGCGGAACGGGTCGCCGGGGCCCGGGTGACGCTCGTCGAGTCGGCGCCGGACGGCGTCGCCGCGGCCCGGGAGAACCTGGCCGACCTGCGCGGCGTCGAGGCGGTCGCGGCGCGGGTGGAGACCGCGCTGGCCCGGCGCCGGATCACCGGACCGGTCGACCTGGTGGTGCTCGATCCGCCGCGCTCCGGCGCGGGCGCGCCAGTGGTGCGCGCTGTGGTGGCCGCCGGGCCGCGCGCCGTCGCCTACGTGGCCTGCGACCCGGCCGCCTTCGCCCGGGACGTGCGGACGTTCACCGACGCGGGGTGGCGGCTGACCGAGCTGCGCGGGTACGACCTGTTCCCGATGACCCAGCACGTGGAGCTGGTGGGCCTGTTCCTGCCGCCCGCGCGTTGA
- a CDS encoding DUF3159 domain-containing protein gives MTTGQQHTPSGLGPQDEERLPSLAEQMADQLGGWRGLVESSIPVVVFVVANVIGELRPAVYASVAVALLIAGLRLAQRKPVRHAVNGLFGVGIGALLALRTGDERDFYLPGILYGIGYGLALLLSAAIRQPLVGWIWSVLVAKGRSEWRDDPKLVRTFTQLTVLWGVVWLAKVGVQAGLYLAHQDTALGVARLALGYPPYALLLLITVWVVRRVTREPAPTPLPGS, from the coding sequence GTGACGACCGGACAGCAGCACACCCCGTCGGGCCTCGGCCCGCAGGACGAGGAGCGGCTGCCCAGCCTCGCCGAGCAGATGGCCGACCAGCTCGGCGGATGGCGCGGGCTGGTCGAGTCGAGCATCCCGGTGGTGGTCTTCGTGGTCGCCAACGTGATCGGCGAGCTGCGCCCCGCCGTGTACGCCTCGGTGGCGGTGGCGCTGCTGATCGCCGGGCTGCGGCTGGCCCAGCGCAAGCCCGTGCGGCACGCGGTCAACGGGCTGTTCGGCGTCGGCATCGGCGCGCTGCTGGCGCTGCGTACCGGCGACGAGCGCGACTTCTACCTGCCCGGCATCCTCTACGGCATCGGGTACGGCCTGGCGCTGCTGCTCTCGGCCGCGATCCGGCAGCCGCTGGTCGGCTGGATCTGGTCGGTGCTGGTCGCCAAGGGCCGCTCCGAGTGGCGCGACGACCCGAAGCTGGTACGCACCTTCACGCAGCTCACCGTGCTCTGGGGCGTGGTGTGGCTGGCCAAGGTCGGCGTGCAGGCCGGGCTCTACCTGGCCCACCAGGACACCGCGCTCGGCGTGGCCCGGCTCGCCCTGGGCTACCCGCCGTACGCGCTGCTGCTGCTGATCACCGTCTGGGTGGTGCGCCGGGTCACCCGGGAGCCGGCACCCACCCCGCTACCCGGTTCCTGA
- a CDS encoding GNAT family N-acetyltransferase, with translation MEIREAGPGDLSGIVEVHSRARVAYYGAGGLPVGEIITPELAREQREGWTVAIISAHKRVRVAIVDGDVAGVLAMGPPHSPDLDPRTTAQLYQIHVDPDVWGRGVGSALHALFVRHLQDEGLALGVLEVWERNTRARAFYTRHGWRPDGTSRPGPAQTRYLGMRLLHP, from the coding sequence GTGGAGATACGAGAGGCGGGGCCGGGGGATCTCTCGGGGATCGTCGAGGTGCACAGCCGGGCGCGGGTCGCCTACTACGGGGCCGGCGGGCTGCCGGTCGGGGAGATCATCACTCCGGAGCTGGCTCGGGAGCAGCGGGAGGGCTGGACGGTGGCGATCATCTCGGCGCACAAGCGGGTGCGAGTCGCCATCGTGGACGGTGACGTGGCCGGCGTGCTGGCCATGGGGCCCCCGCACTCGCCCGATCTGGACCCGCGGACGACGGCACAGCTCTACCAGATCCACGTCGACCCGGACGTGTGGGGGCGGGGCGTGGGAAGTGCGCTGCACGCGCTGTTCGTGCGTCACCTTCAGGACGAAGGGCTGGCGCTGGGCGTACTGGAGGTGTGGGAGCGCAACACCCGGGCCCGCGCGTTCTACACCCGCCACGGTTGGCGCCCCGACGGCACGTCCCGCCCCGGCCCAGCCCAAACCCGCTACCTGGGCATGCGCCTACTCCACCCGTAG
- a CDS encoding DUF3710 domain-containing protein codes for MIFSRKRADEARDNGVLDAEETSSAPDRGPYDVSEAPDAPRLDLGSLRIPAVPDVEVRVQADPQGVIQQVVLVHGQNALQLGVFAAPRSEGIWDEVREEIRQSLVNDGATAQEVEGEHGPELRARVRTPDGPTDLRFVGIDGPRWMVRGVFQGAAATDPAAAGPLAACLDGLVVDRGQEAKPVREPLPLRLPREVADQQAADAQEV; via the coding sequence GTGATCTTCTCCCGGAAGCGGGCCGACGAGGCGCGTGACAATGGGGTCCTCGACGCCGAGGAGACCTCGTCGGCGCCGGACCGCGGCCCGTACGACGTCAGCGAGGCCCCCGACGCGCCTCGCCTCGACCTGGGCAGCCTGCGGATCCCGGCGGTGCCGGACGTCGAGGTGCGGGTCCAGGCCGACCCGCAGGGCGTGATCCAGCAGGTCGTGCTCGTGCACGGGCAGAACGCGCTCCAGCTCGGCGTCTTCGCCGCGCCCCGCTCCGAGGGCATCTGGGACGAGGTGCGCGAGGAGATCCGCCAGTCGCTCGTGAACGACGGCGCGACCGCCCAGGAGGTCGAGGGGGAGCACGGCCCGGAGCTGCGCGCCCGCGTGCGTACCCCGGACGGGCCGACCGACCTGCGCTTCGTCGGCATCGACGGCCCGCGCTGGATGGTGCGCGGCGTCTTCCAGGGCGCGGCCGCCACCGACCCGGCCGCCGCCGGCCCGCTCGCGGCCTGCCTGGACGGCCTGGTCGTCGACCGCGGCCAGGAGGCCAAGCCGGTGCGCGAGCCGCTGCCGCTGCGGCTGCCCCGCGAGGTCGCCGACCAGCAGGCCGCCGACGCGCAGGAGGTCTGA
- a CDS encoding APC family permease, whose translation MARPTSLLKRLLLGRPFRSDRLQHTLLPKRIALPVFASDALSSVAYAPDEILLTLSIAGASAFFFSPWVALAVVVVMLTVVASYRQNVHAYPSGGGDYEVATVNLGPKAGLAVASALLVDYVLTVAVSVSSGVANLGSVVPFVATHKVLIAVSAVVLLTAINLRGLRESGTAFAIPTYGFVIVIGGMLLTGLVRVFVLGDDLRAPSAGLEIQAEHSVTGFALVFLLLRTFSSGCAALTGVEAISNGVPAFKSPKSKNAATTLLLLGGIAVTMLVGIIWLSRLTGLQFVEDPRTQIISGPADYVQKTVTVQLGETVFGGGSVLLYVVAGMTALILFLAANTAFNGFPVLGSILAQDRYLPRQLHTRGDRLAFSNGILFLAVFAVVLIIGFQAEVTKLIQLYIVGVFVSFTLSQAGMIRHWNRHLRRERDPEARRRMVRSRAINTFGMVMTGVVLIIVLATKFLLGAWIAIVAMAMMYVVMLGIRRHYDRIAEELEPTEQRGVLPARNHAIVLVSKLHKPTLRAVAYARATRPDTLTAVTVNVDEQDTRDLQADWERRELPVPLTVIDSPYREITRPILNFVASVRRESPRDVVTVFIPEYVVGRWWENLLHNQSALRLKGRLLFEPGVMVTSVPWQLASTASKNLDRLDATLSRGPARGPRVAPQSTLPPPVTSTPSGEREERS comes from the coding sequence GTGGCCCGACCCACCTCGCTGCTGAAGCGACTCCTCCTCGGTCGACCGTTCCGGTCCGACCGCCTCCAGCACACCCTGCTGCCGAAGCGCATCGCGCTGCCGGTCTTCGCCTCGGATGCGCTCTCCAGCGTGGCGTACGCCCCGGACGAGATCCTTCTGACGCTGTCCATCGCCGGCGCCTCGGCGTTCTTCTTCTCCCCGTGGGTCGCGCTCGCGGTCGTCGTGGTCATGCTGACGGTGGTGGCGAGCTACCGGCAGAACGTGCACGCCTACCCCTCCGGCGGCGGCGACTACGAGGTGGCCACCGTCAACCTCGGTCCCAAGGCCGGCCTCGCGGTGGCGAGCGCGCTGCTCGTCGACTACGTGCTCACGGTCGCCGTCTCGGTCTCCTCGGGCGTGGCCAACCTCGGCTCGGTGGTGCCGTTCGTGGCCACCCACAAGGTGCTCATCGCGGTCAGCGCGGTGGTGCTGCTCACCGCGATCAACCTGCGCGGCCTGCGCGAGTCCGGCACCGCCTTCGCCATCCCCACGTACGGCTTCGTGATCGTCATCGGCGGCATGCTGCTGACCGGCCTGGTCCGCGTCTTCGTGCTCGGCGACGACCTGCGCGCGCCGAGCGCCGGCCTGGAGATCCAGGCCGAGCACAGCGTCACCGGGTTCGCGCTGGTGTTCCTGCTGCTGCGGACGTTCTCCTCGGGCTGCGCGGCGCTCACCGGCGTGGAGGCGATCTCCAACGGCGTACCGGCGTTCAAGAGCCCGAAGTCGAAGAACGCGGCCACCACGCTGCTGTTGCTCGGCGGCATCGCGGTCACCATGCTCGTCGGCATCATCTGGCTGTCCCGGCTCACCGGCCTGCAGTTCGTCGAGGACCCGAGGACGCAGATCATCTCCGGCCCGGCCGACTACGTGCAGAAGACGGTGACCGTGCAACTCGGGGAGACCGTGTTCGGCGGCGGCTCGGTGCTGCTCTACGTGGTCGCCGGGATGACCGCGCTGATCCTGTTCCTGGCCGCCAACACCGCCTTCAACGGCTTCCCGGTGCTCGGCTCGATCCTCGCGCAGGACCGCTACCTGCCGCGCCAGCTGCACACCCGCGGCGACCGGCTGGCGTTCTCCAACGGCATCCTCTTCCTGGCCGTCTTCGCGGTGGTGCTGATCATCGGCTTCCAGGCCGAGGTGACCAAGCTCATCCAGCTCTACATCGTCGGGGTGTTCGTCTCGTTCACGCTCTCCCAGGCCGGCATGATCCGGCACTGGAACCGGCACCTGCGCCGTGAGCGCGACCCGGAGGCGCGCCGGCGGATGGTCCGCTCCCGGGCGATCAACACGTTCGGCATGGTCATGACCGGCGTGGTGCTGATCATCGTGCTGGCCACCAAGTTCCTGCTCGGCGCGTGGATCGCGATCGTCGCGATGGCGATGATGTACGTGGTGATGCTCGGCATCCGCCGGCACTACGACCGGATCGCCGAGGAACTGGAGCCGACCGAGCAGCGGGGCGTGCTGCCCGCCCGCAACCACGCCATCGTGCTGGTCAGCAAGCTGCACAAGCCGACGCTGCGGGCCGTCGCGTACGCCCGGGCCACCCGGCCGGACACGCTCACCGCGGTCACCGTGAACGTGGACGAGCAGGACACCCGCGACCTCCAGGCCGACTGGGAGCGCCGGGAACTGCCGGTGCCGCTCACCGTGATCGACTCCCCGTACCGGGAGATCACCCGGCCGATCCTCAACTTCGTCGCGTCGGTGCGCCGGGAGTCGCCCCGCGACGTGGTCACCGTCTTCATTCCCGAGTACGTGGTGGGGCGCTGGTGGGAGAACCTGCTGCACAACCAGAGCGCGCTGCGGCTCAAGGGCCGGCTGCTGTTCGAGCCGGGCGTGATGGTGACCAGCGTGCCCTGGCAGCTCGCCTCCACCGCCAGCAAGAACCTGGACCGGCTGGACGCCACGCTGAGCCGCGGCCCGGCGCGCGGCCCCCGGGTCGCGCCGCAGAGCACGCTGCCGCCGCCGGTGACGTCCACGCCCTCCGGGGAAAGGGAGGAGCGCTCGTGA
- a CDS encoding TrkA family potassium uptake protein translates to MRIAIAGAGNVGRSIAQELIDNGHQVMLIERQPRMLRPDRVPAADWVLADACELASLEEANLAGCDVVVAATGDDKVNLVVSLLAKTEFAVPRVVARVNRAENEWLFNEQWGVDVSVSKPRVMAALVEEAVTVGDLVRLMTFRQGEANLVEITLPPTAPYVGQPIHAVPIPRDAALVAIVRGKRVLVPTPDDPIEAGDELVFVCTAAVEDDVRTVILGPPSADRHRDRA, encoded by the coding sequence ATGCGGATCGCCATCGCCGGCGCCGGCAACGTGGGCCGCTCGATCGCCCAGGAGCTGATCGACAACGGCCACCAGGTGATGCTGATCGAGCGGCAGCCGAGGATGCTGCGGCCCGATCGGGTGCCGGCCGCCGACTGGGTGCTCGCCGACGCCTGCGAGCTGGCCAGCCTGGAGGAGGCCAACCTGGCCGGGTGCGACGTGGTGGTGGCGGCCACCGGCGACGACAAGGTCAACCTGGTGGTGTCGCTGCTGGCCAAGACCGAGTTCGCGGTGCCCCGCGTGGTGGCCCGGGTCAACCGGGCGGAGAACGAGTGGCTGTTCAACGAGCAGTGGGGCGTGGACGTCTCGGTGAGCAAGCCGCGGGTGATGGCGGCTCTGGTCGAGGAGGCGGTCACCGTCGGCGACCTGGTCCGGCTGATGACGTTCCGGCAGGGCGAGGCGAACCTCGTCGAGATCACCCTGCCGCCGACCGCGCCCTACGTGGGGCAGCCGATCCACGCGGTGCCGATCCCCCGGGACGCGGCGCTGGTGGCGATCGTGCGCGGCAAGCGGGTGCTGGTGCCCACCCCGGACGACCCGATCGAGGCCGGCGACGAGCTGGTGTTCGTCTGCACCGCCGCGGTGGAGGACGACGTGCGCACGGTGATCCTCGGTCCGCCCAGCGCGGACCGGCACCGGGACCGCGCCTGA
- the dxs gene encoding 1-deoxy-D-xylulose-5-phosphate synthase — MSVEEGTANHGRLLGTVHGPQDVKRMTAEQLDILAAEIRDFLIAKVSRTGGHVGPNLGVVELTLAMHRVFDSPRDRLLFDTGHQAYVHKILTGRQEGFDKLRQRGGLSGYPSQAESEHDLIENSHASTALSYADGLAKAYALRGEKRSVVAVVGDGALTGGMCWEALNNIATAGNPLVIVVNDNGRSYSPTIGGLADHLSSLRLNPGYEKVLDTVKDALGNTPFVGKPMYEVLHAVKKGIKDAVAPQAMFEDLGIKYVGPVDGHDVPAVEAALRAAKNFGGPVIVHAVTRKGYGYRPAEDDEADCLHGPGAFDAETGKLLAVPSVKWTNVFADELVAIADERPDVVGITAAMAEPTGIATLARKYPERVYDVGIAEQHAATSAAGLAMGGLHPVVAVYATFLNRAFDQVLLDVAMHKLPVTFVLDRAGITGPDGPSHYGIWDMSVFGVVPGLRIAAPRDSATLREELREAVAVDDGPTILRFPTGTVAADLPAVRRVGPVDVLTESARTDVLLVAVGSFAGLGVEVAARVAEQGYGVTVVDPRWVRPVPAELVELASTHRLVVTVEDGVRIGGVGSALAQAMRDADVRVPVKDMGVPADWHPHGSRAQILADLRLTAQDVARDVTGWISGLDAAPVDPAANGARAQS, encoded by the coding sequence ATGAGTGTTGAAGAGGGCACGGCCAACCACGGTCGGCTGCTGGGCACCGTCCACGGCCCGCAGGACGTGAAGCGGATGACCGCCGAGCAGCTGGACATCCTCGCCGCCGAGATCCGTGACTTCCTGATCGCCAAGGTCTCCCGCACCGGCGGCCACGTCGGCCCCAACCTCGGTGTGGTCGAGCTGACCCTGGCGATGCACCGGGTCTTCGACTCCCCGCGCGACCGGCTGCTCTTCGACACCGGCCACCAGGCGTACGTGCACAAGATCCTCACCGGCCGGCAGGAGGGCTTCGACAAGCTCCGCCAGCGCGGCGGCCTCTCCGGCTACCCCAGCCAGGCGGAGAGCGAGCACGACCTGATCGAGAACTCGCACGCCTCCACCGCCCTGTCGTACGCCGACGGGCTCGCCAAGGCGTACGCGCTGCGCGGCGAGAAGCGCTCCGTGGTGGCCGTGGTCGGCGACGGCGCGCTCACCGGCGGCATGTGCTGGGAGGCGCTGAACAACATCGCCACCGCCGGCAACCCGCTGGTGATCGTGGTCAACGACAACGGCCGGTCCTACTCGCCGACCATCGGCGGCCTCGCCGACCACCTGTCGTCGCTGCGGCTCAACCCCGGCTACGAGAAGGTGCTCGACACGGTCAAGGACGCGCTCGGCAACACCCCGTTCGTCGGCAAGCCGATGTACGAGGTGCTGCACGCGGTCAAGAAGGGCATCAAGGACGCGGTCGCCCCGCAGGCCATGTTCGAGGACCTGGGCATCAAGTACGTCGGCCCGGTCGACGGCCACGACGTACCGGCTGTCGAGGCGGCGCTGCGCGCGGCGAAGAACTTCGGCGGCCCGGTGATCGTGCACGCGGTCACCCGCAAGGGCTACGGCTACCGCCCCGCCGAGGACGACGAGGCCGACTGCCTGCACGGCCCCGGCGCGTTCGACGCCGAGACCGGCAAGCTGCTCGCCGTGCCGTCGGTGAAGTGGACGAACGTCTTCGCCGACGAGCTGGTCGCGATCGCCGACGAGCGCCCCGACGTGGTCGGCATCACCGCCGCCATGGCCGAGCCCACCGGCATCGCCACGCTGGCCCGCAAGTACCCCGAGCGGGTGTACGACGTGGGCATCGCCGAGCAGCACGCCGCCACCTCGGCCGCCGGCCTGGCCATGGGTGGCCTGCACCCGGTCGTCGCGGTCTACGCCACGTTCCTCAACCGCGCGTTCGACCAGGTCCTGCTGGACGTGGCGATGCACAAGCTGCCCGTCACGTTCGTGCTGGACCGCGCCGGCATCACCGGCCCGGACGGGCCCAGCCACTACGGCATCTGGGACATGTCCGTGTTCGGCGTGGTGCCCGGCCTGCGGATCGCCGCGCCCCGTGACTCGGCCACGCTGCGCGAGGAGCTGCGCGAGGCGGTCGCCGTGGACGACGGCCCGACCATCCTGCGCTTCCCGACCGGCACCGTCGCCGCCGACCTGCCGGCCGTACGCCGGGTCGGCCCGGTCGACGTGCTGACCGAGTCGGCGCGTACCGACGTGCTGCTCGTCGCGGTCGGCTCGTTCGCCGGCCTCGGTGTGGAGGTCGCGGCCCGCGTCGCCGAGCAGGGGTACGGCGTGACTGTGGTCGACCCGCGCTGGGTGCGCCCGGTGCCGGCCGAACTGGTCGAGCTGGCATCCACGCACCGGCTCGTGGTCACCGTCGAGGACGGCGTACGCATCGGCGGCGTCGGCTCCGCGCTGGCCCAGGCGATGCGCGACGCGGACGTCCGCGTACCGGTCAAGGACATGGGCGTACCGGCCGACTGGCACCCGCACGGCAGCCGCGCGCAGATCCTGGCCGACCTGCGGCTGACCGCGCAGGACGTGGCGCGCGACGTCACCGGCTGGATCTCCGGCCTGGACGCCGCCCCGGTCGACCCGGCCGCCAACGGAGCCCGAGCCCAGAGCTGA
- the dut gene encoding dUTP diphosphatase → MTDVVPVPVRLLDPELPLPAYAHPGDAGADLVAAADVELPPGGRALVPTGVAVALPDGYVGLVHPRSGLAARLGVTVLNAPGTVDAGYRGEILVNLINHDRDTPAKISRGDRIAQLVVQRVARAEFRPVAELPGSRRGTGGHGSTGGHAGLVPAPSGGQNEEVAG, encoded by the coding sequence GTGACAGACGTCGTACCCGTGCCCGTGCGGCTGCTCGACCCGGAGCTGCCACTGCCGGCGTACGCCCATCCCGGCGACGCCGGGGCGGACCTGGTGGCCGCCGCGGACGTCGAGCTGCCCCCCGGCGGCCGGGCCCTGGTCCCCACCGGCGTGGCGGTGGCGCTGCCGGACGGCTACGTCGGGCTGGTGCACCCCCGATCCGGACTCGCGGCCAGACTCGGCGTGACGGTGCTCAACGCGCCCGGTACGGTCGACGCCGGCTACCGGGGTGAGATCCTGGTCAACCTGATCAACCACGATCGGGACACGCCGGCCAAGATCAGCCGGGGCGACCGCATCGCCCAGCTGGTGGTCCAGCGGGTCGCCCGGGCCGAGTTCCGGCCGGTGGCCGAGCTGCCCGGGTCCCGGCGTGGCACCGGCGGGCACGGGTCCACCGGCGGGCACGCCGGGCTGGTCCCGGCGCCGTCCGGCGGGCAGAACGAAGAGGTGGCAGGGTGA